Proteins from a genomic interval of Musa acuminata AAA Group cultivar baxijiao chromosome BXJ1-9, Cavendish_Baxijiao_AAA, whole genome shotgun sequence:
- the LOC103998353 gene encoding uncharacterized protein LOC103998353 isoform X1 — MERKMVSGSPKARSWTRPWRWAKTLFFVAAMLASLLLVCAPPVFVVVLDLLLPPTLLSVSNRGSPPLSLWALPGQLKTFDFRSSLIDLPMVSALRSFLILFAFLACDGGRGLYVGITAFCSSASTAYVLIKAFTIYWVAPPQQEPRWILALAGRESPAIEALFLTSLALAIAHIAVAYRTSCRERRKLLVYRIDVEAVYDHSYILDCLPCSSRQYYAEHILAPLM; from the exons ATGGAAAGGAAGATGGTAAGTGGCTCGCCCAAGGCGAGGTCATGGACTCGGCCGTGGCGATGGGCCAAGACGCTCTTCTTCGTGGCAGCCATGCTGGCGTCCCTCCTCCTCGTCTGTGCTCCCccggtgttcgtcgtcgtgcttgACCTGCTCCTGCCGCCGACCCTGCTCTCCGTCTCCAACCGCGGCTCTCCTCCTCTCTCCCTTTGGGCTCTCCCGGGACAACTGAAGACCTTCGACTTCCGCTCTTCTTTGATCGATCTGCCCATGGTTTCCGCCCTCAGATCCTTCCTCATCCTGT TTGCTTTCCTCGCCTGCGACGGGGGTCGAGGATTGTATGTGGGGATCACCGCGTTCTGCAGTTCCGCATCGACCGCTTACGTGCTGATCAAGGCGTTCACCATCTACTGGGTGGCTCCGCCGCAACAGGAGCCGCGGTGGATCCTTGCGCTCGCCGGCAGAGAATCTCCGGCTATCGAAGCGTTGTTCTTGACCTCGTTAGCCCTTGCCATCGCTCACATCGCGGTGGCCTACAGGACCAGCTGCAGGGAGAGGCGGAAGCTACTGGTCTACAGAATCGACGTCGAAGCGGTATACGACCATTCTTACATCCTTGATTGCCTTCCTTGCTCCTCCAGACAGTATTATGCTGAACACATCCTTGCCCCCCTCATGTAA
- the LOC103998353 gene encoding uncharacterized protein LOC103998353 isoform X2: MERKMVSGSPKARSWTRPWRWAKTLFFVAAMLASLLLVCAPPVFVVVLDLLLPPTLLSVSNRGSPPLSLWALPGQLKTFDFRSSLIDLPMVSALRSFLILFAFLACDGGRGLYVGITAFCSSASTAYVLIKAFTIYWVAPPQQEPRWILALAGRESPAIEALFLTSLALAIAHIAVAYRTSCRERRKLLVYRIDVEAVKIKGGLIKEDSKV; this comes from the exons ATGGAAAGGAAGATGGTAAGTGGCTCGCCCAAGGCGAGGTCATGGACTCGGCCGTGGCGATGGGCCAAGACGCTCTTCTTCGTGGCAGCCATGCTGGCGTCCCTCCTCCTCGTCTGTGCTCCCccggtgttcgtcgtcgtgcttgACCTGCTCCTGCCGCCGACCCTGCTCTCCGTCTCCAACCGCGGCTCTCCTCCTCTCTCCCTTTGGGCTCTCCCGGGACAACTGAAGACCTTCGACTTCCGCTCTTCTTTGATCGATCTGCCCATGGTTTCCGCCCTCAGATCCTTCCTCATCCTGT TTGCTTTCCTCGCCTGCGACGGGGGTCGAGGATTGTATGTGGGGATCACCGCGTTCTGCAGTTCCGCATCGACCGCTTACGTGCTGATCAAGGCGTTCACCATCTACTGGGTGGCTCCGCCGCAACAGGAGCCGCGGTGGATCCTTGCGCTCGCCGGCAGAGAATCTCCGGCTATCGAAGCGTTGTTCTTGACCTCGTTAGCCCTTGCCATCGCTCACATCGCGGTGGCCTACAGGACCAGCTGCAGGGAGAGGCGGAAGCTACTGGTCTACAGAATCGACGTCGAAGCG GTTAAGATAAAGGGAGGTCTGATCAAGGAAGACAGCAAAGTGTGA